One genomic window of Paenibacillus xylanilyticus includes the following:
- a CDS encoding 5' nucleotidase, NT5C type: MKKPIIAVDMDDTICHLVRRAIYHNNINFPTHPLRYEDMTHWDTSHLRHPESTHEVFYGRPGLFEELELYDEYVVDEMKKLNEAYDVIIVTAADPKTVVEKWNWLQRHMPFITAEQFITCKRKNLINFDLLIDDGAHNLIPAWKAGKKVICIPHPWNGSERAQYPFPLMSSWKGAKAYIDDLFETASG; encoded by the coding sequence ATGAAAAAACCAATCATTGCGGTAGACATGGATGATACAATCTGTCATCTGGTCCGGCGAGCCATTTATCACAACAACATCAATTTCCCGACCCATCCGCTGCGTTATGAGGATATGACTCATTGGGATACGTCTCACTTGCGTCATCCGGAGAGCACTCATGAAGTTTTTTATGGTCGGCCGGGACTATTTGAGGAATTGGAGCTGTACGACGAGTACGTTGTAGATGAAATGAAGAAGCTAAATGAAGCTTATGACGTTATTATTGTGACGGCAGCAGATCCGAAGACCGTGGTGGAAAAGTGGAACTGGCTTCAGCGCCATATGCCCTTTATCACGGCGGAGCAGTTTATCACATGCAAACGAAAAAATTTGATTAACTTTGACTTGTTAATTGATGACGGAGCACATAATTTGATTCCGGCTTGGAAAGCGGGAAAGAAAGTCATTTGTATCCCTCATCCGTGGAATGGGAGTGAGCGGGCACAGTATCCGTTTCCCTTGATGTCCAGTTGGAAAGGGGCCAAGGCGTACATAGATGACTTGTTTGAGACTGCAAGTGGCTAG
- a CDS encoding glycoside hydrolase family 1 protein: protein MINRQGFPEGFLWGGAIAANQAEGGFDAGGKGWSTADMVPYFEKKDYTNLRELMHVTTATVEKAMSHLSAEGYPKRYGIDFYHRFKEDIALFAELGFKTFRLSINWPRIFPNGYDAEPNEEGLRFYDEVFDELRKHNIEPLVTLSHYEMPMALVLKYNGWAGREVIGHFLRYAETVMTRYKDKVKYWLTFNEINTTIIEPFTGGGIIEDRVDNVMQASYQALHHQFVASSLVTEKARQINPEFQIGCMLARMIHYPATSKPEDVLQAQIDNQLNLLHTDVQVRGSYPTFMARYWAEHGISIVMEPGDEELLKKHTVDFISFSYYTSLVSAVNPEEYGVTGGNLYSTIKNPNLERTEWGWQLDPIGLRVALKELYDRYQLPLFVVENGLGAKDTVEADGSISDYYRIDYLRKHITQMKEAVMDGVDLMGYTNWGAIDIISASTSEMSKRYGVIYVDQDDNGQGTLNRYKKKSFGWYQKVIASNGEDLA from the coding sequence ATGATTAATCGACAAGGATTTCCGGAAGGTTTTCTGTGGGGCGGCGCCATTGCCGCCAATCAGGCTGAAGGTGGATTCGATGCAGGTGGCAAAGGCTGGTCCACAGCGGACATGGTTCCTTATTTTGAGAAAAAAGACTACACCAATCTAAGAGAGCTCATGCATGTGACGACTGCAACCGTTGAGAAAGCAATGTCCCACCTTAGTGCGGAGGGTTATCCGAAACGCTATGGGATTGATTTTTATCATCGCTTCAAAGAGGATATCGCGCTATTCGCGGAGCTTGGTTTCAAGACTTTTCGTCTATCGATCAACTGGCCGCGTATTTTCCCAAACGGTTATGATGCAGAACCTAATGAAGAAGGACTGCGCTTCTATGACGAAGTATTCGATGAACTGCGCAAGCACAACATTGAACCACTCGTAACACTTTCTCATTATGAAATGCCAATGGCACTGGTACTGAAGTATAACGGCTGGGCTGGCCGGGAGGTCATTGGTCATTTTCTGAGATATGCTGAAACGGTAATGACCCGTTACAAAGACAAGGTTAAATATTGGCTGACGTTTAATGAAATCAACACCACCATCATTGAGCCGTTCACAGGTGGAGGCATTATCGAAGACCGCGTGGACAATGTGATGCAGGCTTCGTATCAGGCGCTTCATCACCAATTCGTGGCCAGCAGTCTGGTTACGGAAAAAGCTCGTCAGATTAATCCGGAGTTCCAGATTGGCTGTATGCTTGCTCGCATGATTCACTATCCGGCCACTTCGAAACCGGAGGATGTGCTGCAGGCACAGATTGATAACCAACTGAATCTGCTGCATACCGATGTGCAGGTTCGCGGAAGTTATCCAACCTTCATGGCACGTTACTGGGCTGAGCATGGAATCTCCATTGTTATGGAACCAGGCGATGAAGAACTGTTGAAAAAGCACACGGTCGATTTCATCTCGTTCAGCTACTACACGTCCTTGGTGTCTGCTGTAAATCCGGAGGAATATGGAGTAACCGGAGGCAACCTGTACAGCACCATTAAAAACCCGAATCTGGAACGTACAGAATGGGGCTGGCAGCTTGACCCCATCGGTCTTCGCGTAGCGCTCAAAGAGCTGTATGATCGTTATCAATTACCATTATTCGTCGTGGAGAACGGACTAGGTGCCAAGGATACAGTTGAGGCTGACGGTTCCATTAGCGATTATTACCGGATTGATTACCTGAGAAAACATATTACGCAAATGAAGGAAGCCGTTATGGATGGTGTGGACCTCATGGGTTACACCAACTGGGGAGCGATTGACATCATCAGTGCCTCCACCTCCGAGATGTCCAAGCGTTATGGCGTAATCTACGTCGATCAGGACGATAACGGACAAGGTACATTGAACCGTTATAAGAAAAAAAGCTTTGGCTGGTATCAAAAAGTTATTGCTTCCAACGGTGAAGATTTGGCTTAA
- a CDS encoding alpha-L-rhamnosidase: MLTINHLRCEYKVNPIGLDVESPRLSWQLQSDQRNCVQSAYQIQLSLTDGHEQTVWDSGKVISDQSIHVELAGWEPQARTRYYYRIRVWDADEEQSAWSAAAFFEMGLMDSKNSWQADWITSRPKDEHDTACPRLRTTFELKQEVTRARIYVTALGLYELHLNNKRVGQDYFTPGWTSYGKRLQYQVYDVTDLLQAGGNVLGAYLGDGWYKGHLGWNKEKRIFGDQAALLLELHIDYADGTVESILSNGDWKTASSAIRMSDIYMGETYDARLETDWTDNTSTRWSPVDVLEYTKDIIVAQENVPVTRVQELEPIALITTPQGDLVLDMGQNMVGWVKFNIEGKQGHTVELRHAEILDHEGNFYTENLRGAAQSIQYTLKGEGVESYEPHFTFQGFRYVKLIGFAESINLDDFRGVVLHSDMERTSDFQCSSPLVNQLHHNILWGQKGNFLDVPTDCPQRDERLGWTGDAQMFIRTASYLMNTGPFFTKWLRDLQADQGEDGGIPFFVPDLRGSTSEGWGDTSHSSAAWGDAAVICPWTIYEMYGDIRLLAEQYDSMKRWVHYIYQQGNNPYLWNTGFHFGDWLGLDSKPDSYIGATDKDFVATAFYAYSVSLVRKTAAVLGQGEDEAYYAKLHEHIVTAFREEFVTPAGKLAVPTQTAHVLALHFELLDAKARQRAIDQLGKLIVDAGNHLTTGFVGTPYLNPVLSETGHHDLAYTLLFQEDYPSWLYQVTKGATTVWEHWDGIKEDGSLWSADMNSFNHYAYGAIGEWLYRYVAGIRSDEKSPGFRVVHFEPQPGPGLDWVEASLDTMYGRVGSRWYRGEHNEMEVHVTIPANVTGIVVLPGASLQTVMEDGLPLHKVPHLQGVQTKESHVKIDLGSGSYHFTYKCV; encoded by the coding sequence ATGTTGACCATCAATCATCTTCGTTGCGAGTATAAAGTAAATCCGATTGGTCTGGATGTCGAATCACCCAGATTAAGCTGGCAATTGCAGTCGGACCAGCGAAACTGCGTTCAATCTGCCTATCAAATTCAATTATCTCTAACGGATGGCCATGAACAGACCGTGTGGGATTCCGGAAAAGTCATCTCCGATCAGTCCATCCATGTGGAACTGGCTGGTTGGGAGCCTCAGGCACGAACCCGGTATTATTATCGTATACGTGTCTGGGACGCTGATGAAGAGCAATCTGCCTGGTCAGCAGCAGCATTCTTCGAAATGGGACTGATGGACAGCAAGAATTCGTGGCAGGCTGATTGGATTACGTCCAGACCCAAAGATGAGCATGATACGGCATGTCCTCGCCTACGTACGACGTTTGAACTGAAACAAGAGGTAACACGTGCAAGAATTTATGTAACAGCTCTTGGACTCTATGAGTTGCACCTGAATAATAAGAGAGTGGGTCAGGATTATTTCACGCCTGGATGGACCAGTTATGGTAAGCGGTTGCAATACCAGGTGTATGATGTCACTGATCTTCTGCAAGCAGGTGGGAATGTTTTGGGTGCATACCTTGGTGACGGTTGGTATAAAGGTCATTTGGGATGGAATAAAGAAAAGAGGATATTCGGAGATCAAGCAGCTTTACTGCTGGAACTCCATATTGACTACGCGGATGGAACGGTAGAAAGCATTCTGTCTAATGGAGACTGGAAGACGGCGAGCAGTGCCATCCGTATGTCTGATATTTACATGGGGGAGACCTACGATGCACGCTTGGAGACGGATTGGACAGATAACACTTCAACCCGCTGGTCACCTGTGGATGTATTGGAATATACCAAGGATATTATCGTTGCTCAGGAGAACGTACCTGTTACCAGGGTGCAGGAGCTCGAGCCTATCGCCTTGATCACAACTCCACAGGGAGACCTTGTGCTCGACATGGGGCAAAATATGGTGGGATGGGTGAAATTCAACATCGAGGGTAAACAAGGGCATACCGTTGAATTAAGACACGCTGAGATTTTGGATCATGAGGGTAACTTTTATACCGAGAATCTGCGCGGAGCAGCGCAGTCTATTCAATATACGTTAAAAGGTGAGGGGGTTGAGTCATATGAACCCCATTTCACATTTCAGGGATTCCGTTATGTGAAGCTCATCGGCTTCGCGGAATCCATAAATCTAGATGACTTTAGGGGAGTGGTGCTGCACTCCGATATGGAGCGAACAAGTGATTTCCAATGCTCCAGCCCGCTTGTAAACCAGCTTCATCACAACATACTCTGGGGACAAAAGGGGAATTTTCTTGACGTACCGACAGATTGTCCACAGCGGGATGAACGTCTTGGTTGGACCGGCGACGCCCAGATGTTTATTCGGACAGCTTCATATCTAATGAACACGGGCCCCTTCTTCACAAAATGGCTGCGGGATCTACAGGCAGATCAGGGCGAGGACGGCGGTATTCCCTTTTTCGTTCCGGATCTAAGAGGTTCAACTTCAGAGGGCTGGGGAGATACCAGTCATTCCTCGGCTGCTTGGGGCGATGCAGCGGTTATCTGTCCCTGGACCATTTACGAGATGTATGGGGACATCAGACTGCTTGCCGAGCAATATGACAGCATGAAACGTTGGGTTCATTATATTTATCAGCAAGGTAACAATCCATACTTATGGAACACGGGATTTCACTTTGGGGATTGGCTCGGACTTGATTCCAAGCCGGACAGCTACATTGGTGCGACGGACAAGGATTTTGTGGCAACGGCGTTCTATGCCTATTCGGTCTCACTCGTGAGAAAGACGGCCGCAGTTCTTGGGCAGGGCGAGGATGAAGCATACTATGCAAAATTGCATGAACATATTGTAACGGCATTCCGTGAGGAATTTGTTACGCCAGCGGGGAAATTGGCGGTTCCTACACAAACAGCCCATGTTCTTGCCCTGCATTTTGAATTACTGGATGCTAAGGCAAGACAGCGGGCTATAGACCAACTGGGGAAACTGATTGTAGATGCAGGGAATCATCTGACAACCGGTTTTGTGGGTACCCCATACCTGAATCCGGTACTTAGCGAAACGGGTCATCATGATCTGGCTTACACGCTGCTCTTTCAGGAAGACTACCCGTCCTGGCTGTATCAGGTGACGAAAGGGGCGACGACTGTCTGGGAACATTGGGACGGGATAAAAGAAGATGGAAGCCTATGGAGTGCAGATATGAATTCATTCAACCATTATGCGTACGGTGCGATTGGAGAGTGGCTATACCGTTATGTTGCTGGCATCCGTTCCGATGAGAAATCTCCGGGCTTCCGTGTTGTGCATTTTGAGCCGCAGCCTGGTCCGGGTTTGGATTGGGTGGAAGCAAGTCTTGATACGATGTATGGACGTGTGGGTTCCCGCTGGTATCGCGGGGAACACAATGAGATGGAAGTGCATGTAACCATTCCCGCAAATGTAACGGGTATCGTTGTTTTGCCGGGTGCAAGCCTGCAGACAGTTATGGAGGATGGTCTTCCTTTGCACAAGGTGCCGCATCTTCAGGGTGTTCAAACGAAAGAATCTCACGTGAAGATTGATTTGGGATCGGGAAGTTACCATTTCACATACAAGTGTGTGTAG
- a CDS encoding GNAT family N-acetyltransferase, giving the protein MTKEQVRLVKPSIVYQEAYMAFYQDWLQSGELMVPWVIAKDPSDFEGMVASLHRNEQGIDIPEGWVKDSTYWLVTETGKMVGAVNIRHELTDKLFNSGGHIGYGIRPDERRNHYGSQILELSLVKARELGITKVLVVCDAHNIASKKVILRNGGVQDQHYVEPDGNVVERFWIDNVE; this is encoded by the coding sequence ATGACAAAAGAACAAGTCAGACTCGTTAAACCATCAATTGTTTATCAAGAAGCATACATGGCATTTTATCAGGATTGGCTCCAAAGTGGAGAATTGATGGTACCTTGGGTTATTGCAAAAGATCCAAGTGATTTTGAAGGAATGGTAGCCTCTCTTCATCGGAATGAACAAGGAATCGACATTCCGGAAGGGTGGGTCAAGGATAGTACATACTGGCTTGTGACAGAGACAGGCAAGATGGTTGGAGCCGTTAATATCAGGCATGAGCTTACGGACAAACTGTTCAACAGTGGTGGACATATCGGCTATGGAATTCGTCCAGATGAGCGTCGGAACCATTATGGGTCACAGATCCTTGAACTGAGCCTGGTTAAGGCTAGGGAGCTTGGAATTACCAAAGTGCTGGTTGTGTGCGACGCCCACAATATCGCTTCCAAAAAAGTCATTCTTCGTAATGGAGGAGTGCAGGATCAACATTATGTTGAGCCAGATGGTAACGTAGTGGAGCGATTCTGGATTGATAATGTCGAATAA
- a CDS encoding AraC family transcriptional regulator, with product MNSSVHLLKSELFFNSELQLFVNRCTEDFNLPFHAHDFLEYGYVAEGAGFHHIDQDIVPVQKGMLFVIPVGVPHVFRPSSSNVSEHPLIIYNCLFHIELIHKLSLTIQEEDIRSHLIDLANNEVSYISIGDPNRQIEELMVKLYHETSVAGIGSSSMLFTLVCQLIVTTYRQLYQKKHGEQGPSSDFEYILQYLDQHLGMRIRMSDLSHRSGWSEKQIGRMFLSYTGQTFSSYLQHLRIQKSRELLKSSQHKVSLIAELVGYRDVDTFYNVFKRITGETPLTYRKKSRT from the coding sequence ATGAACTCATCTGTGCACCTGTTAAAAAGTGAACTCTTCTTCAACTCCGAACTGCAGCTATTTGTGAATAGATGTACCGAAGACTTCAACCTGCCTTTCCATGCCCATGATTTCTTGGAATACGGTTATGTTGCGGAAGGCGCGGGTTTCCATCACATTGATCAGGACATTGTCCCGGTTCAAAAAGGCATGCTGTTTGTCATCCCGGTGGGCGTTCCCCATGTATTTCGTCCATCATCCTCCAATGTCTCAGAGCATCCGCTTATCATATATAACTGTCTGTTCCATATAGAGCTGATACATAAACTGTCCCTCACCATTCAGGAAGAGGACATTCGAAGCCACCTGATCGATTTGGCCAACAATGAGGTCTCTTATATATCCATTGGTGATCCGAATCGTCAGATTGAAGAATTGATGGTGAAGCTCTACCATGAAACCTCCGTTGCGGGAATCGGTTCGTCCAGTATGTTATTCACACTCGTTTGCCAGCTTATCGTAACGACCTACAGACAGCTGTATCAGAAAAAGCACGGTGAACAAGGGCCCTCTTCCGATTTTGAATACATCCTTCAATATCTGGATCAGCATCTCGGCATGCGCATTCGCATGAGTGATCTATCTCACCGATCAGGTTGGAGCGAAAAGCAAATTGGCCGCATGTTCCTAAGCTATACAGGACAGACGTTCAGCTCTTACCTCCAGCACCTGCGCATACAAAAAAGCCGTGAACTCCTGAAGAGCTCACAGCATAAAGTTAGCCTCATCGCCGAGCTTGTCGGCTACCGGGATGTAGACACATTCTACAACGTTTTCAAACGAATTACCGGGGAAACGCCGCTGACATATCGCAAAAAATCCAGAACCTGA
- a CDS encoding metallophosphoesterase produces MFVLAGILFLVVYGLLVFYIGWSGWSWMKPVVSARFRWFYIVALVFLAVSFILARLFGSISFLSVIGSYWLAIFSLLLLILPVIHLTLWLLRLTRIPRHHTQKWAGVVTLVLLLSTMAYGIYNAYSPVVREYSIQIDKKVEGIDSLNIVMAADMHFGLLSGPAHAKRMVEEINALKPDLVLYPGDIIDDNLDMYLSSGIADIISGIQAHYGVYASLGNHDKFDGPIEDLIAALEKSKMQVLYDDKIILDDKITLIGRKDGTEDDRAEVATFMQDTDLSKPVLMMDHQPYDLDIAEQNQVDLVVSGHTHRGQIAPAQFITQAIYENDWGYLQKGSMHSIVTSGYGFWGPPIRTSSRSEIVQIHVTFQQ; encoded by the coding sequence ATGTTTGTATTGGCAGGCATTTTGTTTTTGGTGGTATACGGTTTATTGGTGTTCTACATAGGCTGGAGCGGCTGGAGCTGGATGAAGCCCGTCGTGTCAGCCAGATTTCGATGGTTCTATATTGTGGCCCTTGTATTTCTTGCAGTTTCATTCATTCTGGCCCGGCTGTTTGGAAGTATATCCTTCTTAAGTGTGATTGGTTCTTACTGGCTTGCGATTTTTTCGCTGCTGCTGCTGATCTTGCCAGTGATTCATTTAACATTGTGGTTGCTCCGATTAACGCGGATTCCCAGACATCACACGCAGAAGTGGGCGGGTGTAGTTACTTTGGTGTTACTTCTCTCTACGATGGCATACGGGATCTACAATGCGTACAGTCCGGTCGTGAGAGAGTACAGCATTCAGATTGATAAAAAGGTGGAAGGGATCGACAGTCTCAACATTGTTATGGCTGCAGACATGCATTTTGGTCTTCTATCAGGCCCGGCACATGCCAAGCGCATGGTGGAGGAAATTAACGCTTTGAAGCCTGATCTGGTTCTCTATCCTGGTGATATTATCGATGACAATCTGGACATGTACCTGAGCAGTGGCATCGCAGATATTATCAGTGGTATTCAGGCTCATTACGGAGTCTACGCTTCATTAGGTAATCATGACAAGTTCGACGGCCCGATTGAAGATCTGATTGCTGCGCTGGAGAAGAGCAAAATGCAGGTTCTTTATGATGATAAGATCATATTGGACGACAAAATCACCTTGATTGGACGGAAAGACGGAACGGAAGATGATCGTGCCGAAGTAGCAACGTTCATGCAGGATACCGACCTCAGCAAGCCTGTGCTGATGATGGATCATCAGCCATATGATCTGGATATTGCGGAGCAGAATCAGGTGGATCTGGTAGTGTCCGGTCACACCCACCGTGGTCAGATTGCACCAGCTCAATTTATCACACAGGCGATCTACGAGAACGATTGGGGGTACTTGCAAAAAGGTTCAATGCATTCCATTGTGACCTCAGGTTATGGCTTCTGGGGACCGCCAATTCGCACGAGCAGTCGCTCTGAAATTGTTCAGATTCATGTGACCTTCCAACAATAA
- the licT gene encoding BglG family transcription antiterminator LicT, whose protein sequence is MIIKQIFNNNIVSTVDDKNQELLILGRGIGFKFKVGDEIDEERIEKVFRLQDASIYEKFKSIVTEVPIEILQATDDIVTLARTQLNKTISDGIYVSLSDHIHFAVQRMEKGMITRNPLSWEVQHFYKAEYDVAREALTLLKERLDIDFPKDEVCNIALHFINAEVNDSMNDVTHLMQLLQEIMNIIKYHFNVELDEDSVNYFRFITHLKYFCQRVITHSTHDDAEEYLYEVVRKNYPETFKCIGKIETFIHKNYQYDMTHSEQLYLTLHLERLMKTKREN, encoded by the coding sequence ATGATTATTAAACAGATATTTAATAACAATATTGTCAGTACCGTGGATGACAAAAATCAGGAACTGCTGATCCTCGGCCGGGGTATCGGGTTTAAGTTCAAAGTCGGTGATGAGATTGATGAGGAACGGATAGAGAAAGTGTTCCGTCTTCAGGATGCATCGATCTATGAGAAATTCAAGTCCATCGTCACTGAAGTGCCGATTGAAATTCTGCAGGCAACGGATGATATCGTAACGCTGGCTCGTACGCAACTGAATAAAACGATCAGTGACGGGATCTATGTCTCGTTGTCGGATCACATTCATTTTGCCGTTCAGCGTATGGAAAAGGGCATGATTACAAGGAATCCGCTTTCCTGGGAAGTGCAGCACTTTTATAAGGCGGAGTACGATGTTGCCCGAGAAGCGCTCACGCTATTAAAGGAAAGACTGGATATTGATTTTCCCAAGGATGAGGTTTGCAATATTGCACTGCATTTCATTAATGCGGAAGTCAATGATTCCATGAACGATGTGACTCATCTCATGCAGCTGCTTCAGGAAATCATGAACATTATCAAATATCACTTCAATGTCGAACTGGATGAAGATAGCGTTAACTATTTCCGTTTCATCACACATTTGAAGTACTTCTGCCAGAGAGTCATCACCCATTCAACGCATGATGATGCAGAGGAATATTTATACGAGGTGGTTCGGAAAAACTATCCGGAAACCTTCAAGTGTATCGGCAAGATCGAAACGTTTATCCATAAGAATTATCAATACGACATGACACACTCGGAACAGTTATATCTCACGCTCCATCTGGAGCGGTTAATGAAAACCAAGCGAGAGAATTAG
- a CDS encoding beta-glucoside-specific PTS transporter subunit IIABC, with product MNHQETAQEIIKAVGGTNNINSVYHCITRLRFELKDNDKVDNGTLKKLDKVMGTNISGDQFQVIIGNDVPKVFDAMVKEHPALQQSSEKKETKSDNKKNVILKIFETIAGVFAPMLPAITAAGMLKGLLALFVSLGWMSAGTDTYRILSAIGDGVFHYLPLLIAVSAARKFGSNPFVAIALGTALMYPDMSTLLSSGESVAFIGIPVTAVSYASSVIPILLAVWLMSYVEKWVDRVIPAALKLLLVPLITLLVMVPVTLIAIGPLGTFVGNGLSGGINWLLNEGGLIAGIVLGGAMALIIMTGMHYALVPIILSNIATLGFDKFLPLTYISNMGQAGATLGVFFRAKDNKLKTVALSTSFTALMGVTEPAMYGVNMKYKKPFAAAMIGSAVGGGFALAFGAKAYVLAGNGGLPGLPSLIGQTFWYSLIGMILAFVVGAIMSTVFGIKEEEGDAEALAQFSPGASSAPAAAPSNEAAAVNVDDMGAPTPTSDATAVAPMTGKAIPLKEVNDPTFGDELMGKGVAFVPSVGELVSPVTGTVMNVFKTKHAIVVRSDNGMELLIHVGINTVKLRGQYFESHVEAGTRVQAGDKLLSFELDQIAKEYDITTAMVVTNTADYKDIQPVNLGEITIGQEVLKAQI from the coding sequence ATGAACCATCAGGAAACGGCACAGGAAATTATCAAAGCCGTTGGGGGCACAAATAATATCAACTCGGTGTACCACTGTATTACCCGTCTTCGCTTTGAGTTGAAAGACAATGACAAAGTGGATAACGGTACACTCAAGAAGCTGGACAAGGTCATGGGGACCAACATCTCCGGTGACCAGTTCCAGGTCATTATTGGTAATGATGTACCTAAAGTGTTTGATGCGATGGTCAAAGAACATCCGGCACTGCAGCAGAGCTCGGAAAAGAAAGAGACCAAATCGGACAACAAGAAAAATGTAATTCTTAAAATATTTGAAACGATTGCAGGTGTATTTGCACCCATGCTGCCAGCAATCACCGCTGCAGGTATGCTCAAAGGTTTGCTTGCCCTGTTTGTATCTCTCGGCTGGATGTCGGCGGGTACGGACACCTATCGCATTCTCTCAGCCATCGGGGATGGCGTCTTCCATTACCTGCCACTGCTGATTGCAGTCAGTGCGGCCCGCAAGTTCGGCAGTAATCCGTTTGTTGCGATTGCATTAGGTACGGCGTTAATGTATCCGGATATGAGCACACTGCTCTCCAGCGGTGAATCCGTTGCTTTTATCGGCATTCCGGTAACGGCAGTAAGCTATGCATCATCGGTTATACCAATCTTGCTGGCTGTATGGCTCATGTCCTATGTGGAGAAATGGGTTGATCGCGTAATTCCCGCCGCTTTGAAGCTGCTGCTTGTTCCGTTGATTACTTTGCTTGTTATGGTTCCGGTTACGCTGATCGCGATCGGTCCATTGGGTACATTTGTAGGTAATGGATTGTCTGGCGGGATTAACTGGCTGCTGAATGAAGGCGGATTGATTGCAGGTATCGTGCTTGGCGGTGCAATGGCGCTGATAATTATGACAGGTATGCACTATGCACTTGTTCCGATTATCCTGAGCAACATTGCTACACTTGGCTTTGATAAATTCTTGCCTCTGACGTATATCTCGAATATGGGTCAAGCCGGAGCAACGCTCGGTGTATTTTTCCGGGCAAAAGACAATAAGCTCAAAACCGTTGCATTATCGACCAGCTTTACAGCCCTCATGGGTGTAACTGAACCGGCAATGTACGGGGTAAACATGAAATACAAAAAGCCATTTGCTGCCGCCATGATCGGTAGTGCTGTAGGTGGCGGATTCGCACTGGCCTTCGGAGCCAAGGCTTATGTACTTGCGGGTAATGGCGGACTTCCTGGACTGCCTTCCCTGATTGGACAAACGTTCTGGTATTCCCTGATTGGTATGATTCTTGCTTTCGTGGTAGGTGCGATTATGTCTACGGTATTCGGAATCAAGGAAGAAGAAGGAGACGCAGAAGCGCTCGCTCAATTCTCCCCTGGTGCTTCTTCTGCTCCAGCAGCAGCGCCTTCAAATGAGGCAGCAGCGGTGAACGTGGATGATATGGGTGCACCAACACCAACAAGTGATGCGACAGCTGTAGCTCCGATGACAGGAAAAGCAATTCCGCTGAAAGAAGTCAATGATCCAACGTTTGGCGATGAATTAATGGGTAAAGGTGTTGCGTTTGTTCCAAGCGTGGGCGAGCTCGTATCTCCAGTAACAGGAACGGTTATGAATGTGTTCAAAACAAAACATGCGATCGTTGTGCGCAGTGATAACGGCATGGAACTCCTGATCCACGTGGGAATCAATACAGTCAAATTGCGCGGACAATATTTTGAATCCCATGTTGAAGCCGGAACTCGCGTACAGGCCGGAGACAAGCTGCTTTCCTTCGAACTCGATCAAATTGCGAAAGAATATGACATTACAACAGCCATGGTGGTTACTAACACGGCGGATTATAAAGACATTCAGCCAGTGAACTTGGGTGAAATCACGATTGGGCAAGAGGTATTGAAAGCCCAAATTTAA